A genome region from Solanum pennellii chromosome 12, SPENNV200 includes the following:
- the LOC114075321 gene encoding uncharacterized protein LOC114075321 has product MKKGFQQGCRRCIGLDGCFLKGICRGQLLVAVAKDANNQMYPIAWAVIDTESKLTWKWFMTILKDDLNLGNGSQLTIISDMQKGLIAAVDELFPECEHRMCARHILANWSQNFRGLERRKKFWACARSTFEAQFKYNINALSKLGIGIVESLIKYNKETWCKAFIQTFSKCDSIDNNMAESFNSWILGPRNKTIVTMLEEIRVKVMSRVSKSRAFAETWTDGISPMAMMVFNTNVTRSMQCNIEWNGDVGFEVLEGVYKHTVNLGQQKCSCRSWELKGIPCAHGIAAMNHLNMDASQAISSWYRKDTYMKTYSHFIQPVPNMEMWPESRNPMVEPPEARQMPGRPPKNRRREIGEVRKAGKLPRMGTVMTCSLCKGPNHNKRNCPKNPKPKSTPTPTQESTTGKKRGRGHYERTSTSKTGTRRGAGSGYKKRPKVVGQGVFVADTGYTCINQGLSSRKRISTGVVSSAHVTGDIGFKPTKGLKWKGKQAMTQRELQVESVMRRIQTRSKADGIQTRSQAKGKSLSKKTS; this is encoded by the exons atgaaaaagggttttcaacaaGGATGCAGAAGATGTATAGGGCTAGATGGGTGTTTTCTAAAGGGAATTTGCAGGGGTCAACTTTTGGTAGCTGTTGCTAAAGATGCAAACAACCAAATGTATCCAATAGCATGGGCAGTCATTGATACTGAAAGCAAGTTGACATGGAAATGGTTCATGACCATTCTGAAAGATGATCTTAATCTAGGAAATGGTTCCCAGCTAACTATCATTAGTGATATGCAAAAG GGACTAATAGCTGCTGTAGATGAACTATTTCCAGAATGTGAGCACAGAATGTGTGCTAGACACATATTAGCAAATTGGTCACAAAACTTCAGAGGCttagagagaagaaagaaattttGGGCTTGTGCTAGATCAACATTTGAGGCACAATTTAAGTACAATATAAATGCCCTGTCCAAGCTGGGAATAGGTATTGTTGAATCCCTTATCAAATACAACAAGGAGACATGGTGTAAAGCTTTtattcaaacattttcaaagtGTGATAGCATAGATAACAACATGGCAGAGAGTTTCAATTCTTGGATCTTGGGACCTAGGAACAAGACCATTGTAACTATGTTGGAAGAAATTAGAGTTAAGGTGATGAGTAGAGTGAGTAAGTCAAGAGCATTTGCTGAAACATGGACAGATGGAATAtctccaatggcaatgatggtatTCAATACAAATGTAACAAGATCAATGCAGTGCAACATTGAATGGAATGGTGATGTTGGATTTGAAGTGTTAGAAGGGGTATACAAGCATACTGTGAACTTGGGTCAACAAAAATGTAGTTGCAGATCATGGGAATTAAAAGGTATCCCATGTGCACATGGTATAGCAGCAATGAACCACTTGAACATGGATGCATCACAAGCAATATCTAGTTGGTATAGAAAAGACACATATATGAAGACATATTCTCATTTCATTCAACCAGTCCCAAACATGGAAATGTGGCCTGAAAGTAGAAACCCAATGGTTGAACCACCTGAGGCAAGACAAATGCCTGGTAGGCCACCAAAGaacagaagaagagaaattggtgAAGTGAGAAAAGCTGGAAAGTTGCCAAGAATGGGGACAGTAATGACATGTTCACTTTGCAAAGGACCAAATCATAACAAGAGAAATTGtccaaaaaatcctaaacctaagTCTACACCAACACCCACTCAAGAG TCCACCACTGGAAAAAAGAGGGGTAGAGGTCATTATGAAAGAACAAGCACCAGTAAGACTGGTACAAGAAGAGGTGCAGGAAGTGGTTACAAGAAGAGGCCTAAAGTTGTTGGACAAGGTGTATTTGTTGCTGATACTGGATATACGTGTATTAAT CAAGGATTGTCTAGCAGAAAGAGGATTAGTACTGGTGTGGTGAGTTCTGCACATGTGACAGGTGATATTGGTTTTAAACCTACCAAGGGACTGAAGTGGAAAGGCAAACAGGCCATGACTCAAAGAGAACTTCAAGTCGAAAGTGTTATGCGTCGTATTCAAACCAGATCAAAAGCTGATGGCATTCAAACAAGGTCACAAGCCAAAGGAAAATCACTCTCAAAGAAAACTTCTTAG
- the LOC107005188 gene encoding 40S ribosomal protein S11, giving the protein MAEQTEKAFLKQPGVFLSSKKTGKGKRPGKGGNRYFKSIGLGFKTPREATEGTYIDKKCPFTGNVSIRGRILAGTCHSAKMNRTIIVRRNYLHYVKKYQRYEKRHSNIPAHISPCFRVKEGDHVTIGQCRPLSKTVRFNVLKVIPAGSGGGGKKAFTGM; this is encoded by the exons ATGGCGGAACAGACGGAGAAGGCGTTTTTGAAGCAGCCAGGTGTGTTTCTAAG CTCTAAGAAGACCGGGAAGGGAAAGAGGCCAGGTAAGGGAGGCAATCGATACTTCAAGAGTATTGGCTTAGGATTTAAGACTCCTCGTGAGGCTACTGAAG GTACGTATATTGACAAGAAATGCCCATTCACTGGCAATGTTTCTATTCGAGGTCGTATCCTTGCTGGTACATGTCACAGTGCTAAGATGAACAGAACCATCATTGTTCGTCGCAATTACCTACATTATGTCAAGAAGTATCAGAG ATACGAGAAGAGGCACTCCAATATTCCAGCTCACATATCACCGTGCTTCCGTGTGAAAGAGGGAGATCATGTTACTATTGGACAGTGCAG GCCTTTATCCAAAACCGTGAGGTTCAATGTCTTGAAGGTGATTCCAGCTGGTTCTGGTGGTGGCGGGAAGAAAGCTTTCACCGGAATGTAA